The following coding sequences are from one Wenzhouxiangella sp. AB-CW3 window:
- a CDS encoding LysR substrate-binding domain-containing protein, with the protein MSLPPLKTLPAFEAVARLNSFSLAAGEMNLTQSAISHQIRALEDSLGEELFVRAGRKLSLTEAGEQFLEAVAPALAQIERAAVRLRGSSDERLRLAVPSSLAVCWLIPRLPQFQRQHPGIEIDLEMLSDMPHMSDRIADCFLTVRYRQRGYQSQRLYVEQLFAICSRPYWQQMQKRLREEKLLADDEPRSLDPGWLLRYRLLSAASLFDRPGEDWRRWFAAAGAELPTDARLHHFSHMLLAHEAARHDQGIALANDYMIDTAADPDLVRLPVPPMATGDEFHLAYKTSRRNEAAIRALAAWLEEQAARSGW; encoded by the coding sequence GTGAGCCTGCCCCCACTGAAGACCCTTCCCGCCTTCGAGGCCGTTGCCCGGCTCAACAGCTTTTCGCTCGCCGCCGGCGAAATGAACCTGACCCAGAGCGCCATCAGCCACCAGATCCGCGCCCTGGAAGACAGCCTGGGCGAGGAGTTGTTCGTGCGCGCCGGGCGCAAGCTGTCGCTGACCGAAGCCGGCGAACAATTCCTGGAAGCGGTGGCACCGGCGCTGGCGCAGATCGAACGAGCCGCGGTCAGACTTCGCGGCAGCAGCGATGAACGCCTGCGCCTGGCCGTCCCCAGTTCGCTGGCGGTGTGCTGGCTGATTCCACGGCTGCCCCAGTTCCAGCGCCAGCACCCGGGAATCGAGATCGACCTGGAGATGCTTTCGGACATGCCGCATATGTCCGATCGCATTGCCGATTGCTTTCTGACGGTGCGATACCGTCAGCGCGGTTATCAGTCGCAGCGTCTCTACGTCGAGCAGTTGTTCGCGATCTGCTCGCGGCCTTACTGGCAGCAGATGCAGAAGCGCCTGAGAGAAGAGAAACTGCTGGCCGATGACGAGCCGCGTTCGCTGGATCCGGGATGGCTGCTCCGGTATCGCCTGCTATCGGCGGCCAGCCTGTTCGACCGGCCGGGGGAAGATTGGCGCCGCTGGTTTGCCGCCGCCGGTGCCGAACTGCCGACAGATGCCAGACTGCATCACTTCAGTCACATGCTGCTGGCCCACGAAGCAGCCCGACACGATCAGGGCATTGCGCTGGCCAACGATTACATGATCGATACCGCCGCCGATCCCGACCTGGTGCGTCTGCCCGTGCCTCCCATGGCCACCGGCGATGAGTTCCACCTGGCTTACAAGACCAGCCGTCGCAACGAAGCTGCTATTCGGGCACTGGCCGCATGGTTGGAGGAACAGGCCGCGCGTTCAGGCTGGTGA